Proteins found in one Serinicoccus marinus DSM 15273 genomic segment:
- the fbaA gene encoding class II fructose-bisphosphate aldolase codes for MPIATPEVYADMIDRAKAGSYAYPAINVSSSQTLNAAIKGFADAGSDGIIQVSTGGAEYWSGQGVKEMVTGAMAFSAFAHEVAKKYDVNIALHTDHCPKDKLDDFVRPLLAASVERVQGGGLPYFQSHMWDGSAVPLEENLEIAEELLEQCAAARIILEVEIGVVGGEEDGVANEINDQLYTTPEDAVATVRALGSGDKGRYLTALTFGNVHGVYKPGNVKLRPEILQTAQEAAAQALGGDANSRPFDLVFHGGSGSTRQEISDAVDYGVVKMNIDTDTQYAYTRPVAGFMFSNYDGVLKIDGEVGNKKQYDPRAWGKVAEAAMTERVVEACENLRSAGTHR; via the coding sequence ATGCCCATCGCCACCCCCGAGGTCTACGCCGACATGATCGACCGGGCCAAGGCCGGCAGCTACGCCTACCCGGCCATCAACGTCAGCAGCAGCCAGACGCTGAACGCCGCGATCAAGGGCTTCGCCGACGCCGGCTCGGACGGCATCATCCAGGTCTCCACCGGCGGTGCGGAGTACTGGTCCGGCCAGGGGGTCAAGGAGATGGTGACCGGCGCCATGGCCTTCAGCGCCTTCGCGCACGAGGTCGCCAAGAAGTACGACGTCAACATCGCGCTGCACACCGACCACTGCCCGAAGGACAAGCTCGACGACTTCGTCCGACCGCTGCTGGCGGCCTCGGTCGAGCGAGTGCAGGGTGGGGGTCTGCCCTACTTCCAGTCGCACATGTGGGACGGCTCGGCGGTCCCGCTGGAGGAGAACCTCGAGATCGCCGAGGAGCTGCTCGAGCAGTGCGCGGCGGCCCGGATCATCCTCGAGGTCGAGATCGGCGTCGTCGGCGGCGAGGAGGACGGGGTCGCCAACGAGATCAACGACCAGCTCTACACCACCCCCGAGGACGCCGTCGCCACGGTGCGCGCGCTGGGCAGCGGCGACAAGGGCCGCTACCTCACCGCGCTCACCTTCGGCAACGTCCACGGCGTCTACAAGCCCGGCAACGTCAAGCTGCGCCCGGAGATCCTGCAGACCGCGCAGGAGGCCGCCGCGCAGGCCTTGGGCGGCGACGCCAACAGCCGGCCCTTCGACCTGGTCTTCCACGGCGGCTCGGGGTCGACCCGGCAGGAGATCTCGGACGCGGTCGACTACGGCGTGGTGAAGATGAACATCGACACCGACACCCAGTACGCCTACACCCGTCCCGTCGCCGGCTTCATGTTCAGCAACTACGACGGCGTGCTGAAGATCGACGGCGAGGTCGGCAACAAGAAGCAGTACGACCCCCGCGCCTGGGGCAAGGTCGCCGAGGCGGCGATGACCGAGCGGGTCGTGGAGGCCTGCGAGAACCTGCGCTCCGCCGGGACCCACCGGTGA
- a CDS encoding transglutaminase-like domain-containing protein, whose amino-acid sequence MRRHLSADLTAAITSPVEATLGVTVADGVATEQERFTITLDGDPVDVQDVLDEASGTRWHVVRDVPPGELAVSYAATVTDGGAAAPVTPLDRIHYVRPSRYVDLDRLEAVARAEVGDVAGEQGVLDVADWVHEHLRYVIGSSTVTDGASDTYLSRTGVCRDFAHLTLALLRARGIPARLVACYAPGLSPMDFHAVVEAAVDDRWVVVDPTRLAPRTSLVRISAGADASETSFLTVHSGGMTFKGLQVTATAEGDLPGDDHRGTVSIA is encoded by the coding sequence ATGCGACGACACCTCTCCGCGGACCTGACCGCTGCCATCACGAGCCCGGTCGAGGCCACCCTCGGCGTGACCGTGGCCGACGGCGTCGCCACCGAGCAGGAGCGCTTCACCATCACCCTCGACGGTGACCCGGTCGACGTCCAGGACGTCCTCGACGAGGCCAGCGGCACCCGGTGGCACGTCGTCCGCGACGTCCCGCCCGGGGAGCTCGCCGTCAGCTACGCCGCAACCGTCACCGACGGGGGTGCCGCGGCGCCGGTCACCCCGCTGGACCGCATCCACTACGTCCGGCCCAGCCGCTACGTCGACCTGGACCGGCTGGAGGCCGTGGCCCGCGCCGAGGTGGGAGACGTCGCCGGCGAGCAGGGCGTCCTCGACGTCGCCGACTGGGTGCACGAGCACCTCCGCTACGTCATCGGCTCCTCGACCGTGACCGACGGCGCGAGCGACACCTACCTGTCCAGGACCGGGGTGTGCCGGGACTTCGCCCACCTGACGCTCGCGCTGCTGCGCGCCCGCGGCATACCTGCCCGGCTCGTCGCCTGCTACGCCCCGGGGCTGTCGCCGATGGACTTCCACGCCGTCGTCGAGGCGGCGGTCGACGACCGGTGGGTCGTCGTGGACCCGACCCGGCTGGCGCCGCGCACCTCGCTGGTGCGGATCAGCGCCGGCGCCGACGCCAGCGAGACGTCCTTCCTCACCGTGCACTCCGGCGGGATGACCTTCAAGGGCCTGCAGGTCACGGCGACCGCCGAGGGTGACCTGCCCGGCGACGACCACCGCGGCACGGTGTCCATCGCCTGA
- a CDS encoding circularly permuted type 2 ATP-grasp protein: MTGAFTDYPTTPSIFDETMTTDGQVRPGYDQITTQFDTFGLEDVRNRGEYVSKSYHDQGVTFDYEGEERPFPLDIVPRVIDADTWSHVEAGVAQRVTALEAFLADIYGPMQIITDRVLPRHIVTTSSHYHRVAFDIQPLNGVRVHVSGIDLIRDGDGTFRVLEDNVRIPSGVSYVLTNRRAMTSTLPEVVGTHRIRPVAAYPSRLLRALRAAAPSGITDPEVVVLTPGPYNSAYFEHSLLARLMGCRLVEGRDLVTQGGRVMMRTTHGLQPVHVIYRRVDDDFLDPVAFRNDSVLGCPGILNAARAGNVTIANAVGNGVADDKLMYSYVPDIIRYYLGEEPILPNVDTWRLEDPAHREEVMDRLDELVLKPVDGSGGKGIVIGPQASKEELDQLRATVTASPRGWIAQPVVQLSTVPTMVDDGLRPRHVDLRPFAINDGEKVWVLPGGLTRVALGEGELIVNSSRGGGSKDTWVLSGDGRRTRVEPRAQRQVQIGTAPQVALKRSEAEPAEQEQQQQQAGPERQEAAPC, encoded by the coding sequence ATGACTGGCGCGTTCACCGACTACCCGACCACGCCGTCGATCTTCGACGAGACGATGACCACCGACGGGCAGGTGCGTCCGGGATACGACCAGATCACCACCCAGTTCGACACCTTCGGGCTGGAGGACGTCCGCAACCGGGGTGAGTACGTCAGCAAGAGCTACCACGACCAGGGCGTCACCTTCGACTACGAGGGCGAGGAGCGACCCTTCCCGCTCGACATCGTGCCGCGGGTCATCGACGCCGACACCTGGTCGCACGTCGAGGCCGGCGTGGCCCAGCGGGTCACCGCGCTGGAGGCCTTCCTGGCCGACATCTACGGCCCGATGCAGATCATCACCGACCGCGTGCTGCCTCGGCACATCGTCACCACGTCCAGCCACTACCACCGGGTGGCTTTCGACATCCAGCCGCTCAACGGCGTGCGGGTGCACGTCTCCGGGATCGACCTCATCCGGGACGGTGACGGGACCTTCCGGGTCCTCGAGGACAACGTGCGGATCCCCAGCGGGGTCTCCTACGTCCTCACCAACCGCCGGGCGATGACCTCCACCCTGCCCGAGGTCGTGGGGACCCACCGGATCCGGCCGGTGGCGGCATACCCGAGCAGGTTGCTGCGGGCGCTGCGGGCCGCGGCCCCCTCGGGGATCACCGACCCCGAGGTCGTCGTGCTCACCCCCGGCCCCTACAACTCGGCCTACTTCGAGCACTCGCTGCTGGCCCGGCTCATGGGCTGCCGGCTCGTCGAGGGCCGCGACCTGGTGACGCAGGGCGGCCGGGTGATGATGCGCACGACGCACGGGCTGCAGCCGGTGCACGTGATCTACCGCCGCGTCGACGACGACTTCCTGGACCCGGTCGCCTTCCGCAACGACTCCGTCCTCGGCTGCCCGGGGATCCTCAACGCCGCGCGCGCGGGCAACGTCACCATCGCCAACGCCGTCGGCAACGGCGTCGCGGACGACAAGCTGATGTACTCCTACGTGCCGGACATCATCCGCTACTACCTGGGCGAGGAGCCGATCCTGCCCAACGTCGACACCTGGCGCCTGGAGGACCCCGCCCACCGCGAGGAGGTCATGGACCGCCTCGACGAGCTGGTGCTCAAGCCGGTCGACGGCTCCGGCGGCAAGGGGATCGTCATCGGGCCGCAGGCCAGCAAGGAGGAGCTGGACCAGCTGCGGGCCACGGTGACCGCCTCGCCGCGCGGCTGGATCGCCCAGCCGGTGGTGCAGCTGTCCACCGTGCCGACCATGGTCGACGACGGGCTGCGTCCCCGGCACGTCGACCTGCGGCCGTTCGCGATCAACGACGGCGAGAAGGTCTGGGTCCTGCCCGGCGGCCTGACCCGGGTCGCGCTCGGGGAGGGCGAGCTCATCGTCAACTCCAGCCGGGGTGGCGGCTCGAAGGACACCTGGGTGCTCTCCGGCGACGGCCGCCGGACCCGGGTCGAGCCGCGCGCCCAGCGGCAGGTGCAGATCGGCACCGCGCCGCAGGTCGCGCTGAAACGCTCCGAGGCCGAGCCCGCGGAGCAGGAGCAGCAGCAACAACAGGCCGGACCCGAGCGGCAGGAGGCGGCACCATGCTGA
- a CDS encoding transglutaminase family protein, translating into MLLRIVHRTGYEYAGMASHSFNEARMSPRSTLHQAVLHTKVDIAPTAWTNTYTDYWGTTVTQFEVHEPHPRLAVTASATVDVQRPEVTGEGLSWEAVRSSEVFDDLSEYLLQSPMVEPPEELRSRVEEIAGRSATPSECAREVVELVHDEMEYVSGSTGVHTRASEAWANRSGVCQDMSNLTIGCLRSVGIPACYVSGYLLPAREPEIGTPYTGESHAWVRWWDGEWVGMDPTNAIQPGGRHVEVARGREYGDVPPLRGIYTGTKSSSMFVEVELTALRP; encoded by the coding sequence ATGCTGCTGCGGATCGTGCACCGGACCGGCTACGAGTACGCCGGCATGGCCTCCCACTCCTTCAACGAGGCGCGGATGTCGCCGCGCTCGACCCTGCACCAGGCGGTGCTGCACACCAAGGTCGACATCGCGCCGACGGCGTGGACCAACACCTACACCGACTACTGGGGCACCACGGTGACGCAGTTCGAGGTGCACGAGCCGCACCCGCGGCTCGCGGTGACCGCCTCGGCCACCGTCGACGTGCAGCGCCCGGAGGTCACCGGCGAGGGCCTGAGCTGGGAGGCCGTGCGCAGCTCGGAGGTCTTCGACGACCTCAGCGAGTACCTCCTGCAGTCACCGATGGTCGAGCCGCCGGAGGAGCTCAGGTCACGGGTCGAGGAGATCGCCGGACGCAGCGCCACCCCGAGCGAGTGCGCGCGCGAGGTCGTCGAGCTCGTGCACGACGAGATGGAGTACGTCTCCGGGTCGACCGGGGTGCACACCCGCGCGTCCGAGGCGTGGGCCAACCGCTCCGGCGTCTGCCAGGACATGTCGAACCTCACCATCGGCTGCCTGCGGTCCGTGGGGATCCCGGCCTGCTACGTCAGCGGCTACCTGCTCCCGGCGCGCGAGCCCGAGATCGGGACGCCGTACACCGGGGAGTCGCACGCCTGGGTGCGCTGGTGGGACGGCGAGTGGGTCGGGATGGACCCGACCAACGCCATCCAGCCCGGCGGCCGCCACGTGGAGGTCGCCCGCGGCCGGGAGTACGGCGACGTGCCCCCGCTGCGAGGCATCTACACCGGCACCAAGAGCAGCTCGATGTTCGTCGAGGTCGAGCTGACCGCCCTGCGACCCTGA
- a CDS encoding SDR family NAD(P)-dependent oxidoreductase, whose translation MGTALVTGASSGLGREYAVQLATRGHDLVLVARDRARLEELATELATRHRVAVEVLPADLSDRDDLTRVAERVGSTGAQPVDLLVNNAGFGSRRGFVRGDLAEEEAALDLMVRAVMVLSHAAGGSMRSRGRGAVLNVSSVASYAVMGHYSAIKAYVTVFSEALATELAPHGVTVTAVCPGFVHTEFHARAEMNMSRLPDALWLEAADVVRESLDDVAAGRVVSVPSLTYKALVGVLRLAPRRLTRTVAGSLASRRRAPRRAG comes from the coding sequence ATGGGAACAGCGCTGGTGACCGGGGCCTCGTCCGGCCTGGGTCGGGAGTATGCCGTCCAGCTCGCCACGCGCGGGCACGACCTGGTCCTCGTGGCCCGTGACCGGGCCCGGCTGGAGGAGCTGGCGACCGAGCTCGCCACCCGGCACCGCGTGGCGGTCGAGGTGCTGCCGGCCGACCTCTCGGACCGGGACGACCTGACCCGCGTCGCCGAGCGGGTCGGCAGCACGGGGGCACAGCCGGTGGACCTGCTCGTCAACAACGCCGGGTTCGGCTCGCGGCGGGGCTTCGTCAGGGGCGACCTCGCCGAGGAGGAGGCGGCCCTGGACCTCATGGTGCGGGCGGTGATGGTGCTCTCGCACGCCGCCGGCGGGTCCATGCGCAGCCGGGGGCGCGGCGCGGTCCTCAACGTCTCCTCGGTCGCCTCCTACGCCGTCATGGGTCACTACTCCGCGATCAAGGCCTACGTCACGGTCTTCTCAGAGGCGTTGGCCACCGAGCTCGCCCCGCACGGGGTCACCGTCACGGCGGTGTGCCCGGGCTTCGTGCACACCGAGTTCCACGCGCGGGCCGAGATGAACATGTCCCGCCTCCCGGACGCGCTGTGGCTCGAGGCCGCCGACGTGGTGCGGGAGAGCCTCGACGACGTCGCCGCCGGGCGGGTGGTGTCGGTGCCCTCGCTCACCTACAAGGCGCTGGTGGGCGTGCTGCGGCTGGCTCCGCGCCGGCTCACCCGCACCGTGGCGGGATCGCTCGCGAGTCGACGCCGCGCGCCGCGCCGGGCGGGATGA
- a CDS encoding maleylpyruvate isomerase family mycothiol-dependent enzyme, with protein MPVTSWTTTELWAAVHAERAALADDLATLAPEQWEAPSLCGRWSVREVVAHLTAAASVGRVLWLVSVLGARFDFDLHNQRRLAEHLGASAQDTLAGFRAVVTSTTAASGHTPAWLGEVVVHGQDIRQPLGIAREPAPAAVTQVAEFFAARDFTVPSRTMADGLRLKACDTDFTTGEGPLVGGSTLALTMVMAGRAAYLTQLSGPGLPVLAERLGTAGPSS; from the coding sequence ATGCCTGTGACCAGCTGGACGACGACGGAGCTGTGGGCCGCGGTGCACGCCGAGCGTGCGGCGCTCGCGGACGACCTCGCCACCCTGGCGCCGGAGCAGTGGGAGGCGCCCAGCCTGTGCGGCCGCTGGAGCGTGCGCGAGGTGGTGGCCCACCTCACCGCGGCGGCCAGCGTCGGCAGGGTGCTCTGGCTGGTCAGCGTGCTCGGGGCACGCTTCGACTTCGACCTGCACAACCAGCGACGCCTCGCCGAGCACCTCGGGGCGTCCGCGCAGGACACGCTGGCAGGGTTCCGGGCGGTCGTGACCAGCACCACGGCGGCCTCGGGACACACGCCGGCGTGGCTCGGCGAGGTCGTCGTCCACGGGCAGGACATCCGGCAGCCGCTGGGGATTGCGCGCGAGCCCGCCCCCGCAGCCGTGACCCAGGTCGCGGAGTTCTTCGCGGCCCGCGACTTCACGGTCCCCAGCCGGACGATGGCCGACGGGCTGCGGCTGAAGGCCTGCGACACGGACTTCACGACGGGTGAGGGCCCGCTCGTGGGCGGCTCGACGCTGGCCCTGACCATGGTGATGGCGGGGCGCGCGGCATACCTCACCCAGCTGTCCGGTCCGGGCCTGCCCGTCCTGGCGGAGCGGCTGGGCACGGCCGGGCCCTCGTCCTGA
- a CDS encoding response regulator transcription factor, which translates to MNAQPGSVGLTEAAEQLYRHVLRSAPAPMAEHAEALGWRLRQTEQVMRDLERMRLARRTSEGTVKVDDPRASVGRLLDSEESELDERRRRLLGLRESLDSFESDYRRGLQLSGPRVPPWEQVAPTEAAGVVEHLIRTSRGSIRQVTAKMATGPAHDDAVRSQWDGLSTGGRDVRGIFPLSVLTDPEWHPFAQWRAGAGEQQRYLADDNIRVEFAIFGRSGVLLEENGEDADFLLLRPPAIIDAFVTLFDELWRRAEPLMSRDASAQDVKLLELLSLGFKDEAIARQMGLGLRTVRRRVAALMDEHGVDTRFQLGLAVSRRGLVE; encoded by the coding sequence ATGAATGCTCAACCAGGGTCCGTAGGGCTGACCGAGGCGGCCGAGCAGCTCTACCGGCACGTGCTGCGCTCGGCCCCCGCGCCGATGGCCGAGCACGCCGAGGCCCTGGGCTGGCGGCTGCGGCAGACCGAGCAGGTCATGCGCGACCTGGAGCGGATGCGGCTGGCCCGCCGCACCTCGGAGGGGACCGTCAAGGTCGACGACCCGCGGGCGAGCGTGGGGCGGCTGCTCGACTCCGAGGAGTCCGAGCTGGACGAGCGGCGTCGCCGGCTGCTCGGGCTGCGCGAGTCGTTGGACAGCTTCGAGTCGGACTACCGCCGTGGGCTGCAGCTCTCCGGCCCGCGCGTCCCGCCGTGGGAGCAGGTGGCGCCGACGGAGGCGGCAGGCGTCGTCGAGCACCTCATCCGCACCTCACGCGGGTCGATCCGCCAGGTCACGGCCAAGATGGCGACCGGCCCGGCGCACGACGACGCCGTCCGCAGCCAGTGGGACGGGCTCTCGACCGGGGGCCGGGACGTGCGCGGGATCTTCCCGCTGTCGGTGCTCACCGACCCGGAGTGGCACCCCTTCGCGCAGTGGCGGGCGGGCGCGGGGGAGCAGCAGCGCTACCTGGCCGACGACAACATCCGGGTCGAGTTCGCGATCTTCGGCCGCTCCGGCGTGCTGCTGGAGGAGAACGGCGAGGACGCCGACTTCCTCCTGCTGCGACCGCCGGCCATCATCGACGCCTTCGTGACGCTCTTCGACGAGCTCTGGCGGCGGGCCGAGCCGCTGATGTCCCGGGACGCCTCCGCGCAGGACGTCAAGCTGCTCGAGCTGCTCTCGCTCGGCTTCAAGGACGAGGCCATCGCCCGGCAGATGGGGCTCGGGCTGCGCACCGTCCGGCGACGGGTCGCGGCGCTCATGGACGAGCACGGGGTCGACACCCGCTTCCAGCTCGGGCTGGCCGTGAGCCGCCGGGGACTCGTGGAGTGA
- a CDS encoding adenylosuccinate synthase: MPAIVLVGAQWGDEGKGKATDLLGSDIDYVVKFNGGNNAGHTVVIGDQKYALHLLPSGILSPGCTPVIGNGVVVDLAVLIEELDGLEARGIDTSLLRISASAHVIPPYNRVLDKVNERFLGKRRIGTTGRGIGPTYADKMSRVGIRVQDLYDESILRQKVEAALDVKNQLLLKIYNRRAVEVDEVMEELLRHAERIRPMVTDTVLELGEALDAGKTVLFEAGQATLLDVDHGTYPFVTSSNATAGGACTGSGVPPTRIDRVIGVFKAYSTRVGEGPFPTELEDEHGQHLRDVGAEYGTTTGRPRRCGWADVVIGRYAQRVNGLTDVVLTKLDVLTGLDTVPICVGYDVQGQRFDEMPVNLSDFHHARPVYEELPGWSEDITGARRFTDLPLAAQRYVERLEELIGARISVIGIGPGRDEVIVRHDLLGRDEAAVA, translated from the coding sequence ATGCCAGCCATCGTCCTGGTGGGCGCCCAGTGGGGCGACGAGGGGAAGGGCAAGGCGACCGACCTGCTCGGCTCGGACATCGACTACGTCGTGAAGTTCAACGGGGGCAACAACGCCGGTCACACCGTCGTCATCGGCGACCAGAAGTACGCCCTGCACCTGCTCCCGAGCGGCATCCTGTCCCCCGGGTGCACCCCGGTCATCGGCAACGGCGTCGTCGTCGACCTCGCCGTGCTCATCGAGGAGCTGGACGGGCTGGAGGCGCGCGGGATCGACACCTCGCTGCTGCGGATCAGCGCCAGCGCCCACGTCATCCCGCCCTACAACCGCGTCCTGGACAAGGTCAACGAACGCTTCCTGGGCAAGCGGCGCATCGGCACCACCGGGCGCGGGATCGGCCCGACGTACGCCGACAAGATGAGCCGGGTGGGCATCCGGGTCCAGGACCTCTACGACGAGTCGATCCTGCGGCAGAAGGTCGAGGCGGCCCTGGACGTCAAGAACCAGCTGCTGCTCAAGATCTACAACCGACGTGCCGTCGAGGTCGACGAGGTGATGGAGGAGCTGCTCCGGCACGCCGAGCGCATCCGGCCGATGGTCACCGACACCGTCCTCGAGCTGGGCGAGGCGCTGGACGCCGGCAAGACGGTGCTCTTCGAGGCCGGGCAGGCGACGCTGCTCGACGTCGACCACGGCACCTACCCCTTCGTCACGTCCTCCAACGCCACCGCGGGCGGCGCGTGCACCGGCTCGGGGGTGCCCCCGACCCGCATCGACCGGGTCATCGGCGTGTTCAAGGCCTACTCGACCCGGGTCGGGGAGGGCCCGTTCCCCACCGAGCTGGAGGACGAGCACGGGCAGCACCTGCGCGACGTGGGCGCGGAGTACGGCACGACGACCGGGCGGCCGCGGCGGTGCGGGTGGGCTGACGTCGTCATCGGCCGCTACGCCCAGCGGGTCAACGGGCTGACGGACGTGGTGCTCACCAAGCTCGACGTGCTCACCGGCCTGGACACCGTGCCGATCTGCGTGGGCTACGACGTGCAGGGCCAGCGCTTCGACGAGATGCCCGTCAACCTGTCGGACTTCCACCACGCCCGGCCCGTCTACGAGGAGCTGCCCGGCTGGTCCGAGGACATCACCGGTGCCCGCCGCTTCACCGACCTCCCGCTCGCCGCGCAGCGTTACGTCGAGCGGCTCGAGGAGCTCATCGGCGCACGGATCTCGGTCATCGGCATCGGCCCGGGCCGCGATGAGGTCATCGTCCGCCACGACCTGCTCGGGCGCGACGAGGCCGCTGTGGCCTGA
- a CDS encoding SRPBCC family protein — protein sequence MDVTVATTFDAPRTLVAAVAGDPDQAMRWYANIRSVQWEGDPVLQEGARVDFVARFLGRRLAYTYEIVDLVPDECLVMRTDDGPFPMETTYTWWDEEEVEGRPRTGMSLRNAGRPKAMTTLASGAVTLGMKRAMRRDLERLRLVLREEQDAEHA from the coding sequence ATGGATGTGACGGTCGCCACCACCTTCGACGCGCCGCGCACCCTCGTGGCGGCCGTCGCCGGCGACCCGGACCAGGCGATGCGCTGGTACGCCAACATCCGGTCCGTGCAGTGGGAGGGCGACCCGGTGCTCCAGGAAGGTGCTCGGGTCGACTTCGTCGCCCGCTTCCTCGGCCGGCGGCTCGCCTACACCTACGAGATCGTCGACCTCGTGCCGGACGAGTGCCTGGTGATGCGTACCGACGACGGACCCTTCCCGATGGAGACCACCTACACCTGGTGGGACGAGGAGGAGGTCGAGGGGCGTCCGCGCACCGGGATGAGCCTGCGCAACGCCGGCCGGCCGAAGGCGATGACCACGCTGGCCTCCGGTGCGGTGACGCTGGGTATGAAGCGCGCCATGCGCCGTGATCTGGAGCGGCTGCGGCTCGTGCTGCGTGAGGAGCAGGACGCCGAGCACGCCTGA
- a CDS encoding TrmH family RNA methyltransferase, whose protein sequence is MSDEQEESVGAGPWSGPWPRDAHGALPEHLDPELLSAGDRRNVMDRYRYWRHDAVVADLDTRRHGFHVAIENWGHDFNIGSVVRTANAFNAAAVHIVGRRRWNRRGAMVTDRYLHEQHHPDVAHLLAWSREHDLPVLGIDNVPGSIPIEGYALPRDCVLLFGQEGPGLSAEAVDGCADVLAISQYGSTRSLNAGAAAAIVMYHWALRHAGRLTP, encoded by the coding sequence GTGAGCGACGAGCAGGAGGAGAGCGTCGGAGCCGGCCCGTGGTCCGGGCCGTGGCCGCGGGACGCGCACGGTGCCCTGCCGGAGCACCTGGATCCCGAGCTCCTGAGCGCCGGTGACCGGCGCAACGTCATGGATCGCTATCGCTACTGGCGGCACGACGCCGTCGTCGCCGACCTCGACACCCGCCGGCACGGCTTCCACGTGGCGATCGAGAACTGGGGCCACGACTTCAACATCGGGTCGGTCGTCCGCACCGCCAACGCCTTCAACGCCGCCGCGGTGCACATCGTGGGCCGACGCAGGTGGAACCGGCGCGGGGCGATGGTCACCGACCGCTACCTGCACGAGCAGCACCACCCCGACGTCGCGCACCTCCTCGCCTGGTCACGGGAGCACGATCTGCCCGTGCTCGGGATCGACAACGTGCCCGGTTCGATCCCGATCGAGGGGTATGCCCTCCCGCGGGACTGCGTGCTCCTCTTCGGCCAGGAGGGGCCGGGCCTGAGCGCCGAGGCCGTCGACGGGTGCGCGGACGTGCTCGCCATCAGCCAGTACGGATCCACCCGCTCGCTCAACGCCGGGGCGGCCGCAGCGATCGTGATGTACCACTGGGCGCTGCGGCACGCCGGGCGCCTGACACCATGA
- the pyrE gene encoding orotate phosphoribosyltransferase, with protein MTTPRDRLLQLVTDLAVVHGRVTLSSGAEADYYVDLRRITLHGEAAPLVGEVMLDLVDDLDVDAVGGLTMGADPVAAAMLHAAARRDGHPLDAFVVRKSEKAHGLQQRIEGPSIAGRRVVVVEDTSTTGNSPLTAVQAVREAGAEVVAVAVIVDRGSGARERVEAQGLTYRAAYQLGDLGLGD; from the coding sequence ATGACCACCCCGCGCGACCGCCTGCTCCAGCTCGTCACCGACCTCGCCGTCGTCCACGGCCGGGTCACGCTGTCGTCGGGGGCGGAGGCGGACTACTACGTCGACCTGCGGCGGATCACGCTGCACGGTGAGGCGGCCCCGCTGGTCGGCGAGGTGATGCTCGACCTCGTCGACGACCTGGACGTGGACGCCGTCGGGGGACTGACGATGGGGGCGGACCCGGTGGCCGCGGCGATGCTCCACGCCGCCGCACGTCGCGACGGCCACCCGCTCGACGCCTTCGTCGTCCGCAAGAGCGAGAAGGCCCACGGGCTGCAGCAGCGCATCGAGGGTCCCTCGATCGCCGGGCGTCGGGTGGTGGTCGTCGAGGACACGTCGACGACCGGCAACTCCCCGCTGACCGCGGTGCAGGCGGTGCGGGAGGCGGGGGCCGAGGTGGTCGCGGTCGCGGTCATCGTCGACCGGGGCAGCGGCGCGCGCGAGCGGGTCGAGGCCCAGGGCCTGACCTACCGGGCGGCCTACCAGCTGGGCGATCTCGGCCTGGGCGACTAG
- a CDS encoding DUF3151 domain-containing protein, producing the protein MSAGTSDLLGIPPTELPEDPAARGLEEGDPRTVAAAYPTSCLAWAMLAEDALHEDDDVAAYAYARTGYHRGLDQLRRAGWRGQGPVPWEHEPNRGFLRALAALATAAGRIGETEEQHRCTEFLRASSASGARELGF; encoded by the coding sequence GTGAGCGCCGGCACCTCGGACCTGCTGGGCATCCCGCCCACCGAGCTGCCCGAGGACCCGGCCGCCCGGGGACTGGAGGAAGGCGACCCGCGCACGGTCGCGGCGGCCTACCCGACGTCCTGCCTCGCATGGGCGATGCTCGCCGAGGACGCGCTGCACGAGGACGACGACGTGGCGGCCTACGCGTATGCCCGTACTGGTTACCACCGCGGTCTGGACCAGCTGCGCCGGGCCGGCTGGCGCGGGCAAGGACCGGTGCCGTGGGAGCACGAGCCGAACCGCGGCTTCCTGCGGGCGCTCGCGGCGCTGGCGACCGCCGCCGGTCGGATCGGGGAGACCGAGGAGCAGCACCGCTGCACCGAGTTCCTCCGCGCCTCCTCGGCGTCCGGGGCCCGTGAACTGGGGTTCTGA